A region from the Diadema setosum chromosome 13, eeDiaSeto1, whole genome shotgun sequence genome encodes:
- the LOC140237119 gene encoding galactosylceramide sulfotransferase-like → MQKQAPKARGGRLGQCTRPLVFVKTHKTASTTLANIINRYGYSNNLSFLLYKNDHTRGHFRQLKLKHERDVLPPIGVQTLDYKHYREYDLMTSHIRLLPNLNFLKHHMKSGARFVTILREPTKQFISAFFFFGCAKNYHISGKRPSQTVDIFLSRPLFHWQKSGDSHCKYYTRNGMFFDLTANGQIHDNVDVINNTIQMLDGVLDLVLITEYLDESLLLLKKIMSWNFEDILYLRANQRLDSFGPNSEQQIKIQRWNMADTLLYKHYNHTLWKKIAKYDGDFEADLEHFRSMLQEYHVICNVQTVVADRKIVRKIEPNAPTR, encoded by the coding sequence ATGCAGAAGCAGGCACCGAAGGCCCGTGGAGGACGCTTAGGTCAGTGCACGAGGCCGCTGGTCTTCGTTAAAACGCATAAGACCGCCAGCACGACATTGGCTAACATCATCAATCGTTATGGCTACTCCAATAACCTCTCGTTCCTGCTGTACAAAAACGACCACACACGTGGTCATTTCCGCCAGCTCAAACTTAAACATGAGAGGGATGTATTGCCGCCAATAGGAGTGCAAACGTTGGACTACAAACACTACCGGGAGTATGACTTGATGACGTCACATATTAGACTCTTGCCGAATCTGAACTTCTTGAAACATCACATGAAATCAGGGGCGAGATTTGTAACCATTCTCAGGGAACCAACCAAACAATTTATATCCGCGTTCTTCTTTTTCGGCTGCGCGAAGAACTACCATATATCCGGTAAGAGACCATCTCAAACAGTGGACATATTTCTTTCACGTCCATTGTTTCACTGGCAAAAAAGTGGAGACTCTCATTGCAAGTATTACACTCGAAACGGAATGTTCTTTGATTTAACCGCCAATGGACAGATTCACGATAATGTGGATGTGATTAACAACACGATTCAAATGTTAGATGGCGTGCTGGACCTAGTCCTCATCACGGAGTACCTAGACGAGTCACTTTTGCTTCTAAAGAAGATCATGTCGTGGAATTTCGAAGACATCCTTTACTTGCGAGCCAATCAGCGATTGGACAGCTTCGGTCCTAACAGCGAGCAGCAAATAAAGATACAAAGATGGAACATGGCGGACACTCTCCTCTACAAACATTACAATCACACCTTGTGGAAGAAAATTGCGAAGTATGACGGGGATTTTGAGGCGGATCTGGAACACTTTCGCAGCATGCTTCAAGAATACCACGTTATATGTAATGTTCAAACCGTTGTGGCCGACCGTAAAATAGTTCGAAAGATCGAACCAAATGCTCCAACACGATGA